The following proteins come from a genomic window of Candidatus Komeilibacteria bacterium CG_4_10_14_0_2_um_filter_37_10:
- a CDS encoding serine hydroxymethyltransferase (catalyzes the reaction of glycine with 5,10-methylenetetrahydrofolate to form L-serine and tetrahydrofolate) has translation MLKNIAQQDPKIHSLIQQELNRQRVGLEMIASENFVSAAVLEALGTPLTNKYSEGYPGKRYYEGNEYIDQIEQLAINRAQLLFGADHANVQPHSGSQANLASYLSILQPGDTILAMDLSAGGHLTHGSPVNFSGRLFNFVHYGVNKETQLIDFTQVRELAQRCQPKLIVAGASAYPRKIDFQQFRAIADEVGAYLLIDMAHIAGLVATNLHPAVFPYADIVTTTTHKTLRGPRGAIILCQNDDRFDLTGKKNLTQKIDSAVFPGMQGGPLEHVIAAKAVAFQEALAPEFKTYQQQILKNAKTLENVFQQQGIAMVTGGTDNHLLLIELTNLGITGKQAEQALARAEIYTNKNVIPYDPCKPTNPSGLRLGTAALTTRGLQEKEMTQIGLGIATILKNSTDDNIIKQVNNELRELIAQFPLYPDLSYD, from the coding sequence ATGTTAAAAAATATTGCTCAACAAGATCCAAAAATCCACTCTTTAATCCAACAAGAATTAAATCGGCAAAGAGTTGGCTTGGAGATGATTGCTTCAGAAAATTTTGTTTCCGCGGCTGTCTTAGAGGCACTAGGCACACCCTTGACCAATAAATATTCCGAAGGCTATCCAGGCAAACGCTACTACGAAGGAAATGAATATATTGACCAAATTGAACAACTGGCCATTAATCGAGCTCAGCTGCTTTTTGGTGCTGACCACGCTAATGTGCAACCGCATAGTGGATCACAGGCTAACCTAGCTTCTTATTTATCAATCCTCCAACCGGGGGATACGATCTTGGCCATGGACTTATCTGCTGGTGGTCACTTAACGCATGGTTCGCCAGTTAATTTTTCTGGTCGCTTATTCAATTTTGTTCATTACGGAGTAAATAAAGAAACGCAACTAATTGATTTTACTCAAGTACGTGAATTAGCTCAGCGATGCCAACCAAAATTAATTGTTGCTGGTGCCTCAGCTTATCCCCGAAAAATTGACTTCCAACAGTTTCGCGCCATCGCTGATGAGGTTGGCGCCTATCTCTTAATTGACATGGCACATATTGCTGGCTTAGTTGCTACCAATCTTCATCCCGCTGTTTTCCCCTATGCTGATATTGTTACTACTACTACACACAAAACATTGCGCGGTCCCCGGGGCGCTATTATCCTTTGTCAAAACGATGATCGTTTTGATTTAACTGGTAAAAAAAACCTGACGCAAAAAATTGATTCCGCTGTTTTCCCCGGGATGCAGGGTGGACCCCTGGAGCATGTCATCGCCGCTAAAGCAGTGGCTTTCCAGGAAGCACTGGCGCCGGAATTCAAAACCTATCAACAACAAATTCTTAAAAATGCCAAGACGCTAGAAAACGTTTTCCAGCAACAAGGCATCGCCATGGTAACTGGTGGTACGGACAATCATTTATTACTTATTGAATTAACTAACTTGGGCATTACTGGTAAGCAAGCTGAGCAAGCTTTAGCGCGCGCGGAAATATATACTAACAAAAATGTCATACCTTATGATCCGTGCAAACCCACCAATCCTTCTGGTTTACGACTGGGGACAGCAGCATTGACGACGCGTGGTTTGCAAGAAAAAGAAATGACCCAGATTGGTTTAGGAATAGCCACAATTCTCAAAAATAGCACCGACGATAATATCATTAAACAAGTAAACAATGAGTTGCGTGAATTGATTGCTCAATTTCCACTCTATCCCGATCTATCTTATGACTAA
- a CDS encoding bifunctional methylenetetrahydrofolate dehydrogenase/methenyltetrahydrofolate cyclohydrolase, giving the protein MTNIIDGKKIAEDIRQQILEQIREQNLQPSLAAILVGEDPASELYVRLKKEACQKVGINFHLYRLANNCTNEQVIEVIDFLNQDPEISALLVQLPLPKHLDTNLIIQTIDPKKDADGFHPDNLQLFKLGQQEQTPVLIAGIWQLLLSTQEKLMGRQACILANSREFTENMAIALEQQKINVTIAYLADLNWREKTRKADILIVAVGQAMIIGHDDIKKDVIVIDVGTNKINNYFTVGDVNYTDVFSYCSHITPVPGGVGPMTIALLLKRCLDLDQKK; this is encoded by the coding sequence ATGACTAATATTATTGATGGTAAAAAAATAGCTGAGGATATTCGTCAGCAAATTTTAGAGCAAATCAGGGAACAAAATCTGCAACCCAGCTTAGCGGCTATTTTGGTTGGTGAAGATCCTGCCTCAGAGCTCTATGTACGACTAAAAAAAGAAGCTTGCCAAAAAGTGGGCATCAACTTTCACCTTTATCGTTTAGCTAATAATTGTACTAACGAACAAGTAATTGAAGTTATTGATTTTTTAAACCAAGATCCGGAAATATCAGCCTTACTCGTTCAACTACCACTGCCAAAACACTTAGATACAAATCTCATCATCCAAACTATTGATCCGAAAAAGGACGCTGATGGTTTTCATCCAGATAATTTACAACTATTCAAACTGGGCCAGCAAGAGCAAACGCCAGTTTTGATTGCTGGTATTTGGCAACTACTATTATCTACTCAAGAAAAGCTAATGGGTCGTCAAGCTTGTATTTTAGCCAACAGTCGGGAGTTTACCGAAAATATGGCCATTGCCCTGGAACAACAGAAAATTAATGTTACTATCGCCTATTTAGCAGATCTGAATTGGCGAGAAAAGACCAGAAAAGCCGATATTTTAATAGTAGCTGTGGGTCAAGCGATGATCATTGGCCATGATGATATTAAAAAAGATGTAATTGTCATTGATGTGGGCACCAATAAAATTAATAACTATTTTACCGTTGGTGATGTTAATTACACCGATGTTTTTTCTTATTGCTCACACATCACGCCAGTTCCCGGTGGCGTCGGACCCATGACCATTGCCCTACTTTTAAAAAGATGTCTCGATCTTGATCAAAAAAAATAA